In Syntrophus gentianae, one genomic interval encodes:
- a CDS encoding TIGR02710 family CRISPR-associated CARF protein, which yields MARLMIMSIGGSPEPLRKSIAEHQPERIIFFASQDSILKAGEVLDRINLKPKIESELSEDPNSLFECYKTARLCVRRAMRSGYSDDEIMIDYTGGTKVMTAALILATVGYPFQFNYVGGDARTKAGLGIVENGHERMFSDMNPWSVFAEEERRQVIILFNRCRFSAVIEIISMASTRDLPVEIADYFNFVKYLAEGFLYWEQFNHKMAATSLTTGIQNLENYLRVHRDSQYNQFTDDLRQCHERLKNILSMTKGLNKFHPVLIDDLLNNARRRISEGRYDDAAARVYRALELYGQIIFQESAGCSNSNVPKDKIPETIREEFVRKYADPVDGIIKLPLQATFNFLQKTGHEAGERFFQNISEIKKIQGSRNESILAHGIKPVTEHAIGKILQVVSDFTGFKAIFDFPRLP from the coding sequence ATGGCACGTCTCATGATCATGTCCATCGGCGGCTCACCCGAGCCCCTCAGAAAAAGCATCGCGGAACATCAGCCGGAACGGATTATTTTCTTCGCCTCGCAGGATTCAATACTCAAGGCCGGTGAAGTGCTGGATCGGATCAATCTGAAACCCAAGATCGAATCGGAACTCTCCGAAGACCCGAATTCCCTGTTTGAATGCTACAAGACGGCGCGGCTCTGCGTCCGCAGAGCGATGCGGTCGGGATATTCCGACGACGAAATAATGATTGATTACACAGGAGGCACCAAGGTCATGACGGCAGCCCTGATCCTGGCGACAGTTGGCTATCCCTTCCAGTTCAACTATGTCGGGGGGGATGCACGAACGAAAGCGGGACTCGGCATTGTGGAAAACGGCCATGAGCGTATGTTTTCCGACATGAATCCTTGGTCTGTCTTTGCCGAGGAAGAACGTCGCCAAGTGATAATTCTTTTCAATCGATGCCGATTCTCCGCAGTCATTGAAATAATCTCTATGGCATCAACACGGGATCTTCCCGTTGAAATCGCCGACTACTTCAACTTCGTAAAATATCTTGCCGAGGGCTTTCTTTACTGGGAGCAATTCAACCATAAAATGGCGGCGACTTCCCTCACTACCGGAATTCAAAATTTAGAAAATTATCTGCGGGTTCATAGAGATTCCCAATATAACCAATTTACAGATGATCTCCGGCAGTGTCATGAAAGGCTCAAGAATATTCTTTCCATGACAAAAGGACTGAACAAATTCCATCCTGTCTTGATAGATGACCTTCTCAATAACGCCCGACGCCGGATCTCTGAGGGCCGCTATGATGATGCCGCTGCACGCGTATACCGCGCCCTTGAGCTATACGGGCAGATCATTTTTCAGGAATCTGCGGGGTGTTCAAATAGTAATGTCCCCAAGGACAAAATTCCTGAGACCATTCGAGAGGAATTTGTCCGCAAATATGCAGACCCGGTCGATGGAATCATAAAGCTGCCACTCCAGGCGACCTTCAATTTTCTCCAAAAAACCGGGCATGAAGCAGGTGAGCGTTTTTTCCAGAATATCTCGGAGATCAAAAAAATCCAAGGCAGTAGAAATGAGTCGATTCTTGCCCATGGAATAAAACCGGTTACGGAACATGCAATTGGAAAGATTCTACAGGTCGTGTCAGATTTTACCGGTTTCAAAGCGATTTTCGATTTTCCCCGTTTGCCGTAA